Proteins encoded in a region of the Sphingopyxis sp. OAS728 genome:
- a CDS encoding DUF4242 domain-containing protein encodes MPRYLVERTFPSGLHIPCNADGAAACLNVVDQNSADVVTWVQSFVSTDKQKTFCLYDAPDPSAIHRAADRSGLPVDNVTEVRVLDPYFYF; translated from the coding sequence ATGCCACGTTATCTCGTCGAACGAACCTTCCCCTCGGGCCTGCACATCCCGTGCAACGCCGATGGCGCGGCCGCTTGCCTCAATGTCGTCGATCAGAATTCTGCCGACGTCGTCACTTGGGTGCAAAGCTTCGTCTCGACGGACAAGCAGAAGACCTTCTGCCTCTATGACGCACCCGACCCCTCGGCAATTCACCGCGCCGCCGATCGCAGCGGCTTGCCGGTGGACAATGTCACCGAGGTGCGGGTGCTCGATCCCTATTTCTATTTTTGA